The following are encoded in a window of Spartinivicinus poritis genomic DNA:
- a CDS encoding toxin VasX: MAKKTDDAMVAAYQQEQTEPKEVGQSCPFKGPLCLYPLRYAMVEQPIEKHPAIKPNVNTTVKPIGLRLARKGFLYYVHSKYPNRVRAQIITEEGKFAGRPYLKFPRKGTLWVVYSEIEWTKKKKKYIADNVEGMRNRFMQMINLESCTADKGSPHLLPYKHGTGLIAECEPGEINDPLEAPAKKAAQTRKRPRDTSNWFEFETDPFYWSMNKVELPGGHHLSKFSGSPPNESAFILLHDVLGVLKDLTNFHGYLSEWQETWRMDNQQKFFAADFIESLYTYDFKEAKSYIEQSSKSNQSLSKDEYKILEERKQKQDEIEEINKEIHNSIPTISHDPEEVRRGREEYYRELAKKQEQIDQLKREISKLEGQIKNIQGDNAEGTIDSFDDYVKGKDDLFSDYGGLAPRVKNSTRFQEMSTFMKENRAMLQRHDELIELIVADRTEHIPNFYEVAWYFDSEDPYQYIDYTECLYACINFICETQKGTEFAHDYFIKQFGPQTMLTLMPTADVDWVKVHNEVRKMLGLYKSIAGALTPFQDADKLSDLLKLKDFDSPLVQRIKNLPQTDQLARSVLIPAYNLEMQQQLAGELDKLKGESKTQLKSFENQFIKLMKKSNRGMHSFFFESWAKDGIDFKLASEADIQRLDTLLKQASTNHQQVKNLIKSSKALKNRQQTMTNQIDIDSIRHKRAVLREKINQSRAQQKTVVSQLSDMTDGISKPGAGAASVTLIHPDLEELRSNYNNAKQGLWQGYGHAETEIEVKKLIRPGFSLALNLLIMNVINSYFVISKLMDKPERSAMDEVLLFGTISGLAGGINSYISEVWRKGLKDSLEKSQNPLMANKLGKVTLLSGFAGGIFTFLSSLAYTIYEFENFTKASEQGNTGAKFASIAKIGGNVWSVYLSGRQMQVTGHAVIQVIMERNVSWRMALASRATVLARLNLWMIVATAIVIIGGLAYEMLNPSKLILWVKHSIWGIDNRSWDFPTTQQKLAEVVLRPRLEVKAGIQHISQATGQFSYKTTQTYLKHSLSCFGITPSRFAQVLQIHQYHPLALCIIVLVDGKWINKTDEILETADFTVLEQGLRIDYDWPTYLVKKISRTEWTIAVTPDIAVEPLDKAYQFIRYSTQGTTVTEMAENDRLTTQGQYPLIAISDDYITMGQTND; the protein is encoded by the coding sequence ATGGCTAAAAAAACTGATGATGCAATGGTTGCTGCTTATCAGCAGGAACAAACAGAGCCAAAGGAGGTTGGGCAAAGTTGTCCATTTAAAGGCCCTCTTTGCTTATACCCCTTACGTTATGCCATGGTAGAGCAACCAATTGAAAAACATCCTGCAATTAAGCCAAATGTTAACACAACGGTAAAACCAATAGGGTTACGCTTAGCGCGAAAAGGTTTCTTATATTATGTGCACTCTAAATATCCAAACCGGGTAAGAGCCCAAATTATTACTGAGGAAGGAAAGTTTGCAGGTAGGCCATATTTAAAATTTCCTAGAAAAGGCACTCTTTGGGTAGTTTATTCAGAGATAGAGTGGACTAAAAAGAAAAAAAAGTATATTGCCGATAATGTAGAAGGCATGCGTAACCGTTTTATGCAAATGATTAACCTGGAAAGCTGTACTGCTGATAAAGGTTCACCTCATTTGTTGCCGTATAAGCATGGAACTGGCTTGATTGCTGAGTGTGAACCAGGTGAAATCAATGATCCATTGGAAGCACCTGCTAAAAAGGCTGCTCAAACAAGGAAAAGGCCCAGAGATACTAGTAATTGGTTTGAGTTTGAAACTGACCCCTTCTATTGGTCAATGAATAAAGTTGAGTTGCCAGGAGGCCATCACTTATCGAAGTTTTCTGGTAGTCCACCGAATGAGTCGGCCTTTATTTTATTACACGATGTGTTAGGGGTGTTAAAGGATTTAACTAATTTTCATGGTTATCTATCAGAATGGCAAGAAACCTGGAGAATGGATAATCAACAAAAATTCTTTGCAGCTGACTTTATTGAAAGCCTCTATACATATGACTTTAAAGAGGCTAAGAGTTACATCGAGCAAAGTAGTAAAAGTAACCAAAGCTTATCAAAGGACGAATATAAAATTCTTGAAGAACGTAAACAAAAGCAAGATGAAATTGAAGAAATAAACAAAGAAATCCACAATAGCATACCTACTATTAGTCATGACCCAGAAGAAGTAAGGAGAGGAAGAGAGGAGTATTATCGAGAGTTAGCCAAAAAGCAGGAACAAATAGATCAATTAAAGCGTGAAATTAGTAAATTGGAAGGTCAGATAAAAAATATCCAAGGAGACAATGCCGAAGGTACAATCGATAGTTTTGATGACTATGTAAAAGGTAAAGATGATTTATTTTCTGATTATGGAGGGCTTGCACCAAGAGTAAAAAATAGTACACGTTTTCAAGAAATGTCTACATTTATGAAAGAAAATCGTGCTATGTTACAACGCCATGATGAACTTATCGAGTTAATTGTTGCTGATCGTACAGAGCATATACCAAATTTTTATGAGGTAGCGTGGTATTTTGATTCAGAAGACCCATATCAGTATATAGATTATACAGAATGCCTATATGCTTGTATTAACTTTATATGTGAAACCCAAAAAGGAACAGAGTTTGCCCATGACTATTTTATTAAGCAGTTTGGCCCCCAAACGATGCTTACTCTTATGCCAACGGCTGATGTTGACTGGGTAAAAGTACATAATGAAGTGCGTAAAATGCTGGGTTTATACAAATCTATAGCGGGTGCTTTAACCCCTTTTCAAGATGCAGATAAATTAAGTGACCTTTTAAAGTTAAAAGATTTTGATAGCCCCCTGGTTCAGCGTATAAAAAATCTTCCCCAAACAGATCAACTTGCTCGTAGTGTACTCATTCCAGCCTATAATTTAGAAATGCAGCAACAGTTAGCAGGTGAGCTGGATAAACTAAAAGGAGAAAGCAAAACACAACTTAAGTCTTTTGAAAACCAGTTTATCAAGTTAATGAAAAAAAGTAACCGAGGTATGCATAGCTTTTTCTTTGAAAGTTGGGCTAAAGATGGAATTGATTTTAAGTTGGCAAGTGAAGCTGATATCCAACGGCTAGATACTTTATTAAAACAGGCTTCTACAAATCATCAGCAGGTTAAAAACCTTATTAAATCCTCGAAAGCACTAAAAAATCGACAGCAGACGATGACAAATCAAATAGATATTGACTCAATACGTCATAAGCGAGCTGTACTTAGAGAAAAAATAAATCAATCTCGTGCTCAACAAAAAACAGTTGTATCACAATTATCAGATATGACTGATGGAATATCTAAACCTGGAGCGGGGGCAGCTTCAGTTACCTTGATTCATCCAGATTTAGAGGAGTTAAGATCCAACTATAACAATGCCAAACAAGGTTTATGGCAGGGTTATGGTCACGCTGAGACCGAAATAGAGGTAAAAAAGTTAATTAGACCTGGCTTTTCGTTAGCTTTGAACTTATTGATTATGAATGTTATTAATTCTTACTTTGTAATTAGTAAATTAATGGATAAACCTGAAAGAAGCGCAATGGATGAAGTATTGCTCTTTGGAACCATCAGTGGTCTTGCTGGCGGTATAAATAGCTATATTTCAGAGGTATGGCGTAAAGGATTAAAAGATTCGTTAGAGAAGTCACAAAATCCACTAATGGCTAATAAGCTGGGTAAAGTAACTTTACTTTCTGGGTTTGCAGGTGGAATTTTTACATTTTTATCGTCCTTAGCTTATACAATTTATGAATTTGAAAACTTTACTAAAGCCAGTGAACAGGGAAATACGGGAGCTAAGTTTGCGTCTATAGCTAAAATAGGGGGTAATGTTTGGTCAGTCTATTTATCTGGTCGTCAAATGCAAGTTACAGGACATGCTGTTATACAAGTAATTATGGAGCGTAATGTTAGCTGGCGAATGGCTTTGGCAAGTCGTGCAACAGTTTTAGCCAGACTAAACTTATGGATGATTGTTGCCACAGCAATTGTAATTATAGGAGGATTAGCCTATGAAATGCTGAATCCAAGTAAACTAATATTATGGGTTAAACATTCTATTTGGGGTATAGACAATCGAAGCTGGGATTTTCCTACTACTCAACAAAAACTAGCTGAAGTTGTGTTAAGACCAAGGCTTGAAGTCAAGGCTGGTATTCAGCATATATCACAAGCAACAGGCCAATTTAGTTATAAAACCACTCAGACCTACTTAAAACATAGTCTAAGTTGCTTTGGAATAACACCAAGCCGTTTTGCTCAAGTTTTACAAATCCATCAATATCACCCTTTAGCACTATGTATTATCGTGTTGGTTGATGGAAAGTGGATAAATAAAACAGATGAAATATTAGAGACTGCAGATTTTACTGTATTGGAACAAGGGTTAAGAATTGACTATGATTGGCCAACGTACTTAGTGAAAAAAATATCACGAACAGAGTGGACTATTGCTGTTACACCAGATATAGCAGTAGAGCCGTTGGATAAAGCTTACCAATTTATCCGTTATAGCACCCAAGGTACCACAGTCACAGAAATGGCAGAAAATGATCGATTAACGACACAAGGACAATATCCTCTTATTGCTATATCCGATGACTATATAACAATGGGGCAAACTAATGATTAA